The sequence TTGTTCCCATTTTGCAACAATTTGCCGTCCTAAGGGGGTGAGGCGAAAGCTATCGGTAATTCCTTGTCCATCGACTTCACGCCGTAATAAGCCCACTTGAATCAGCCAAGCGAGTTCATTTTCTGCTTTTAATTCTGAGAGGACAGCAGTGCTATATTGATTTTCGATTCCCGCTTGATTGGCAATTTGTCCTAGGGGAACGCTGCGATCGCGCAGAGCTTGAAACAGCTTTAAACGAAAAGGAGCACACTTGAGGGCCCGTTGGGCGCGTTGAATGGTTCGTTGCGGATACTCAATCAGGGATAGTTTAGGCTGGGGTGTTGTGGTCATTCTGCACTCGATTGTTTTCAGAGGAGGATTTGGCTTGTGCTTCTGATGCTGTTTCCATTCTACTGGCTTCCACTCCTGCGGCGATCGCGCTTTTGAGACGAGTTAATGTTCCATCCCAGTTCTGTAACGTACTTTCTGAGAAACGATTGGCTTGCCACTGTACACTGCTGGACACATCTTCTGCCATTTCTGGGAGGGCTTCGGCTGATTTTTTTAAGGTCTGTCTGGTTTCTCGTCCCGAACGAGGCGCAACTAAAAGCCCCACCACGGCTCCCACCGCACTCCCGAGAGCGATTCCGCCGATAAATGCACTAATTCCACGTTTGGACATAACTGCAAGCTCCCAAAGTTGCCTCTAGCCAACAGTCTGACATTTTTATTCCCTGACTGGGCGCGATCGCGCATCAACTTAACAAAACTTAAAAATTCTTTAAGGAAGGGTGGAAAATTAAGAAATGTTAGATTATGATGGTTTTAGTAAAGAAAAGTAAACTTTTCTGACACTTATGCTCAAAGTTTGCTTACGAGCAAGCTAGTAATCATAAATAGCAAACCAATATCCATAGCCAATTGG comes from Halothece sp. PCC 7418 and encodes:
- a CDS encoding Npun_F0494 family protein, whose translation is MTTTPQPKLSLIEYPQRTIQRAQRALKCAPFRLKLFQALRDRSVPLGQIANQAGIENQYSTAVLSELKAENELAWLIQVGLLRREVDGQGITDSFRLTPLGRQIVAKWEQEDAKIPSPSWLEKIQNFLIRWFRSPF
- a CDS encoding YtxH domain-containing protein — translated: MSKRGISAFIGGIALGSAVGAVVGLLVAPRSGRETRQTLKKSAEALPEMAEDVSSSVQWQANRFSESTLQNWDGTLTRLKSAIAAGVEASRMETASEAQAKSSSENNRVQNDHNTPA